One Chloroflexota bacterium DNA window includes the following coding sequences:
- the ilvB gene encoding biosynthetic-type acetolactate synthase large subunit — translation MRLNGGQMICQALLNEGVDTVFGIPGGAIMPLYQTLPQYPGLRHILVRHEQGAAMAADGYGRVTGNVGVCFATSGPGATNMVTGLAGAMMDSVPVVAITGQVTREAIGKDAFQETDVTGVTLPVLKHNYLVMTAAELPRVLKEAFYLARSGRPGPVLVDVPKDVFVEEAEFEYPETVELPGYPPPTYGDEESVKRAAELIAEAKRPVIMAGHGIIISQAYKELQEFAEKGQFPVSTTLLGISSFKTDHVLNIGLPGMHGSAFASHAINDCDLLIGLGMRFDDRVTSKVSLFAPRAKVIHVDIDPAELGKNVRPTVGIVGNVKHVLEQLTPLVERADRREWLAHIDQLRTKHPLWLEDGDNQIRPQDVIQQISDMTDGKAIIATGVGQHQMWAAQLYNFQEYNSFITSGGLGSMGYEVPSAMGAQVGEPDRVVWTFAGDGGFQMTMMELATMVENHIPVKIALINNFSLGMVRQWQDIFYNHDYVATLYTGNPDFVKLAEAFGMKGIRATKKDEVGPAVKEAMAWDGPALVDFQVEMSENVYPFIPPGTGVAAMVEDPRLVERRAV, via the coding sequence ATGAGGCTGAACGGCGGACAGATGATATGCCAGGCCCTCCTGAACGAGGGTGTCGACACGGTGTTCGGCATCCCCGGCGGGGCCATCATGCCGCTCTACCAGACGCTGCCCCAGTACCCGGGGCTGCGGCACATCCTGGTGCGGCACGAGCAGGGCGCAGCCATGGCGGCCGACGGCTACGGCCGCGTCACCGGCAACGTCGGCGTCTGCTTCGCCACCTCCGGGCCCGGCGCAACAAACATGGTGACTGGCCTGGCCGGCGCGATGATGGACTCGGTGCCCGTCGTGGCCATCACGGGGCAGGTCACGCGGGAGGCCATCGGCAAGGACGCCTTCCAGGAGACGGACGTCACGGGCGTCACGCTGCCGGTGCTGAAGCACAACTACCTGGTCATGACGGCGGCGGAGCTTCCGCGGGTCCTGAAGGAGGCCTTCTACCTGGCCCGCAGCGGCCGGCCCGGCCCGGTGCTGGTGGACGTTCCCAAGGACGTCTTCGTGGAGGAGGCCGAGTTCGAATACCCGGAGACGGTCGAGCTGCCGGGCTACCCGCCGCCCACCTACGGCGACGAGGAGTCGGTCAAGCGCGCGGCGGAACTTATCGCCGAGGCGAAGCGGCCGGTCATCATGGCGGGCCACGGCATCATCATCTCGCAAGCCTACAAGGAACTGCAGGAGTTCGCGGAGAAGGGGCAGTTTCCGGTGTCGACAACGCTGCTGGGCATCAGCTCCTTCAAGACGGACCACGTGCTGAACATCGGCTTGCCGGGGATGCACGGCTCCGCCTTCGCGAGCCACGCCATCAACGACTGCGACCTGCTCATCGGCTTGGGAATGCGCTTCGACGACCGGGTGACCAGCAAGGTGAGCCTCTTCGCGCCTCGGGCCAAGGTGATCCACGTGGACATCGACCCGGCGGAGCTGGGCAAGAACGTGCGGCCCACGGTGGGCATTGTCGGCAACGTCAAGCATGTGCTGGAGCAGTTGACGCCGCTGGTGGAGCGCGCAGACCGGCGCGAGTGGCTGGCGCACATCGACCAGCTGCGGACGAAGCACCCGCTGTGGTTGGAGGACGGCGACAACCAGATCCGCCCGCAGGACGTGATCCAGCAGATCTCCGACATGACGGACGGAAAGGCCATCATCGCCACGGGCGTGGGCCAGCACCAGATGTGGGCCGCGCAGCTCTACAACTTCCAGGAGTACAACAGCTTCATCACCTCCGGCGGCCTGGGCTCGATGGGGTACGAGGTGCCGTCGGCCATGGGCGCGCAGGTAGGGGAGCCGGACCGGGTGGTGTGGACCTTTGCGGGGGACGGCGGCTTCCAGATGACCATGATGGAGCTCGCCACCATGGTGGAGAACCACATCCCTGTGAAGATCGCGCTGATCAACAATTTCTCGCTGGGGATGGTGCGGCAGTGGCAGGACATCTTCTACAACCATGACTACGTGGCCACGCTGTACACGGGCAACCCGGACTTCGTGAAGCTGGCGGAGGCCTTCGGGATGAAGGGCATCCGCGCGACGAAGAAGGACGAGGTGGGCCCGGCGGTGAAGGAGGCCATGGCATGGGACGGCCCGGCGCTGGTGGACTTCCAGGTGGAGATGTCGGAGAACGTGTACCCGTTCATCCCCCCCGGAACCGGCGTGGCCGCGATGGTGGAGGACCCGCGGCTGGTGGAAAGGCGCGCGGTATGA